A stretch of the Diprion similis isolate iyDipSimi1 chromosome 14, iyDipSimi1.1, whole genome shotgun sequence genome encodes the following:
- the LOC124414929 gene encoding uncharacterized protein LOC124414929, with product MVRQCCICKAESSILVDISLHRLPKDDTTKRKWFLNIGREVKNCSAVCSQHFKDDDFEYKIYGENVRRYLKATAVPCLSHTETDSTLKIEHTTSFGEESAVLPLQYTNIIEPSVPIKSEDLSDLEECSQEGDQNSELLTLSNAEISAIESHSNQNLPDLKNAENLIDIDNNHYSEESKNRENGQKYTDSKDNMLKRTIDESHATVGRRRICNARYVGDLQRKDFTSDVSWNIFKHHMENTRRKQKVLTQKVRRFKLKIEKLQTLLEHLKESGLVSNEDCNELT from the exons atggtgCGGCAATGTTGTATATGCAAAGCGGAATCCTCAATACTTGTAGACATTTCTCTTCATCG TTTACCTAAAGATGACACAACAAAGCGAAAGTGGTTCTTAAACATAGGTCGAGAGGTCAAGAATTGTAGCGCAGTTTGCAGTCAGCATTTCAAAGATGATgattttgaatataaaatttatggtGAAAACGTAAGAAGGTATTTGAAGGCTACAGCTGTTCCGTGTTTGTCACATACTGAGACTGACAG tacCCTAAAAATTGAACACACAACATCTTTTGGTGAAGAATCTGCTGTGTTGCCTCTGCAATATACTAATAT TATAGAACCATCGGTGCCAATCAAGTCCGAAGATCTTTCTGATCTTGAGGAATGTAGTCAAGAAGGAGATCAGAATTCCGAGTTGTTAACACTTTCAAATGCAGAAATTTCAGCTATTGAAAGTCATTCGAATCAGAATCTTCCAGACTTGAAAAATGCTGAGAATCTAATAGATATTGATAACAATCATTACTCCGAAGAAAgtaaaaacagagaaaacgGACAAAAGTATACAGATTCTAAAGACAACATGCTCAAAAG aacAATTGACGAATCTCATGCTACAGTAGGTAGGAGGCGCATTTGTAACGCAAGATATGTTGGAGATTTGCAACGAAAAGATTTTACATCTGATGTTAGTTGGAATATATTTAAACATCATATGGAGAACACCAGGAGAAAGCAGAAGGTGTTAACTCAAAAAGTTCGAagattcaaattgaaaatagagAAATTACAAACTTTATTAGAGCATTTAAAAGAAAGTGGACTTGTCTCGAATGAAGATTGTAATGAACTGACGTGA
- the LOC124414941 gene encoding U6 snRNA-associated Sm-like protein LSm6, which translates to MSRKEALSQFIQQIHGRPVVVKLNSGVDYRGVLACLDGYMNIALEQTEEYVNGQLKNKYGDAFIRGNNVLYISTQKRRT; encoded by the exons ATGAGCCGCAAAGAAGCACTGTCTCAATTTATACAACAAATTCATGGCCGACCAGTCGTAGTGAAATTGAATAGTGGTGTTGATTACAGAG GTGTCTTGGCATGTCTTGATGGGTACATGAACATCGCGCTTGAACAAACAGAAGAATACGTCAATGGACAGTTAAAGAATAAGTACGGCGATGCCTTCATTCGAGGAAATAATGTGCTGTACATAAGCACACAGAAACGAAGGACATGA